Proteins from a single region of Streptomyces glaucescens:
- the asnB gene encoding asparagine synthase (glutamine-hydrolyzing) — translation MCGIAGWVSFDADLTHRGETLDAMTETMACRGPDGRGTFVRTHVGLGHRRLAIIDLPGGTQPMSVSTPAGEVALVYSGEAYNFQELRRRLTSLGHAFRTDSDTEVVLHGYLEWGESLVDHLDGMYAFAVWDEREQKLLLVRDRMGIKPLYYYPTPDGVLFGSEPKAILANPLARKVVDTEGLRELFAQTKTPGWALYKGMHEMLPGTLISVDRRGLRERTYWRLRAAEHTDSRDDTVARVREMLTGIVDRQLISDVPQCVLLSGGLDSSAITGLAAERLALRGERVRTFSVDFAGQEENFVPDEMRETPDSPFVRDVAAHVGSDHHDVMLNPADISDPAVRRATVGARDIPNGFGDLDSSLYLLFKAIRERSTVALSGESADEVFGGYPWFHHEPLTRVQTFPWMAVIPPLSLPARTDHIEPGLRKRLDVGTYTADQYATALAEVEHLDGESEVERRMRSIFHLHLTRFVRNMLDRKDRLSMAVGLEVRVPFCNHELVQYVYNTPWSMKTFDGREKSLLRQAAAHVMPRSVVERVKSPYPSPQDPGYAAILQQQVKELIAAPDAQVFALVDRAWAQTVVAQDPAAMTVAVRAGLERVLDLHTWLELHSPELLLD, via the coding sequence ATGTGCGGGATCGCGGGATGGGTGTCGTTCGACGCCGACTTGACGCACCGGGGCGAGACGCTCGATGCGATGACCGAGACCATGGCCTGCCGCGGGCCGGACGGCCGGGGCACCTTCGTGCGCACCCACGTCGGCCTCGGTCACCGGCGCCTGGCCATCATCGACCTGCCCGGCGGAACGCAGCCGATGAGCGTGAGCACCCCGGCCGGCGAGGTCGCCCTGGTGTACTCCGGTGAGGCCTACAACTTCCAGGAGCTGCGCCGGCGGCTGACGTCGCTCGGGCACGCCTTCCGGACGGACAGCGACACGGAGGTGGTGCTGCACGGCTACCTGGAGTGGGGCGAGAGCCTCGTCGACCACCTCGACGGGATGTACGCGTTCGCGGTCTGGGACGAGCGGGAGCAGAAGCTGCTGCTCGTGCGCGACCGCATGGGGATCAAGCCGCTCTACTACTACCCCACGCCGGACGGTGTGCTGTTCGGCTCCGAGCCCAAGGCGATCCTGGCGAACCCGCTGGCGCGCAAGGTCGTCGACACCGAAGGGCTGCGGGAGCTGTTCGCGCAGACCAAGACGCCGGGCTGGGCGCTGTACAAGGGCATGCACGAGATGCTGCCGGGCACGCTGATCAGCGTCGACCGCCGCGGCCTGCGGGAGCGGACCTACTGGCGGCTGCGGGCCGCCGAGCACACGGACAGCCGGGACGACACCGTGGCGCGGGTGCGGGAGATGCTCACCGGGATCGTCGACCGGCAGCTGATCTCGGACGTACCGCAGTGCGTCCTGCTCTCCGGCGGGCTGGACTCCAGCGCGATCACCGGCCTGGCGGCGGAGCGGCTGGCCCTGCGGGGCGAGCGGGTCCGCACGTTCTCGGTGGACTTCGCCGGCCAGGAGGAGAACTTCGTCCCGGACGAGATGCGCGAGACCCCGGACTCGCCGTTCGTCAGGGACGTCGCGGCCCACGTGGGGTCCGACCACCACGACGTGATGCTGAACCCGGCCGACATCTCCGATCCCGCGGTGCGGCGCGCGACCGTCGGCGCCCGGGACATCCCGAACGGCTTCGGTGACCTCGACAGCTCGCTGTACCTGCTGTTCAAGGCGATCCGGGAACGCTCGACGGTGGCGCTGTCGGGCGAGTCGGCCGACGAGGTGTTCGGCGGGTACCCCTGGTTCCACCACGAGCCGCTGACCCGCGTCCAGACGTTCCCGTGGATGGCGGTCATCCCGCCGCTCAGCCTCCCGGCCCGCACCGACCACATCGAGCCGGGGCTGCGCAAGCGGCTCGACGTGGGCACGTACACCGCCGACCAGTACGCGACGGCCCTCGCCGAGGTGGAGCACCTGGACGGCGAGTCCGAGGTGGAGCGGCGCATGCGCTCCATCTTCCACCTCCATCTGACCCGGTTCGTGCGCAACATGCTGGACCGCAAGGACCGGCTGTCGATGGCCGTCGGGCTGGAGGTCCGCGTGCCGTTCTGCAACCACGAGCTGGTGCAGTACGTCTACAACACCCCGTGGTCGATGAAGACGTTCGACGGCCGGGAGAAGAGCCTGCTGCGCCAGGCGGCGGCGCATGTAATGCCGCGGTCGGTGGTGGAGCGGGTCAAGAGCCCGTACCCGTCGCCGCAGGACCCCGGGTACGCGGCGATCCTGCAGCAGCAGGTGAAGGAGCTGATCGCGGCGCCCGACGCGCAGGTCTTCGCCCTGGTCGACCGCGCGTGGGCGCAGACGGTCGTGGCCCAGGACCCGGCGGCCATGACGGTGGCGGTCCGGGCCGGTCTGGAGCGGGTGCTCGACCTGCACACCTGGCTGGAGCTGCATTCCCCCGAGCTGCTGCTGGACTGA
- a CDS encoding ABC transporter ATP-binding protein has protein sequence MIELRNVRWAYQGGDTAVLDGLDLHIRRGETVVVCGPSGSGKSSALRLMNGLIPHFHDGKLEGEVRVAGEPITDLAQVGRVTGTVLQHPRRQFFTDTIDTELAFALENFGTPPERIRERVREVVAEFRLDELDGRLRELSGGQQQRVACAAAVTHGPPALLLDEPTSNLSPQGIADLTAILRHLRERGTTLVIAEHRLHYLRELADRIVVMQDGRVAKEWCRDEFPSLTEEMMREEGLRSLDAPERVHVAPASAYGPSVEPGESRPEDTESTSAAGGATAVAPAAGRETAGGETAGGGVVLRGIRCAFRGRPVLDITEAHLPAGVITAVTGPNGAGKTTLARVLAGLQRHSGEVLLDGRTMSRSRRQRETAIVMQDVQRQLFTDSVTAELRLGAVPEQAPHAATVLADLDLDHFDERHPLSLSGGQQQRLVVATARLSGRRVVIFDEPSSGVDRRHLRSMTRTMRDVAEGGAVVLLISHDADLLALAADRELRLRPIG, from the coding sequence ATGATCGAGCTGAGGAACGTCCGATGGGCGTACCAGGGCGGTGACACGGCCGTACTGGACGGTCTCGACCTGCACATCCGGCGCGGCGAGACCGTGGTGGTGTGCGGGCCCAGCGGATCGGGCAAGAGCTCGGCGCTGCGCCTGATGAACGGCCTGATCCCGCACTTCCACGACGGGAAGCTGGAAGGGGAGGTCCGCGTCGCGGGGGAGCCGATCACCGATCTCGCCCAGGTCGGGCGGGTGACGGGCACGGTGCTCCAGCATCCGCGCCGCCAGTTCTTCACCGACACCATCGACACCGAACTCGCCTTCGCCCTGGAGAACTTCGGCACCCCGCCGGAGCGCATCCGCGAACGGGTCCGGGAGGTCGTCGCCGAGTTCCGCCTCGACGAACTCGACGGGCGGCTGCGCGAACTGTCGGGCGGGCAGCAGCAGCGGGTGGCGTGCGCGGCGGCCGTCACCCACGGGCCGCCGGCGCTGCTGCTCGACGAACCCACCTCCAACCTGTCCCCGCAGGGCATCGCGGACCTCACCGCCATCCTGCGCCACCTCAGGGAACGGGGCACCACCCTCGTCATCGCCGAGCACCGCCTGCACTACCTGCGCGAACTCGCCGACCGCATCGTGGTGATGCAGGACGGCCGCGTCGCGAAGGAGTGGTGCAGGGACGAATTCCCCTCGCTGACCGAGGAGATGATGCGGGAAGAGGGCCTGCGCAGCCTCGACGCGCCCGAGCGGGTCCACGTGGCGCCGGCGTCCGCGTACGGCCCCAGCGTCGAGCCCGGCGAGAGCCGGCCCGAGGACACCGAGTCCACGAGCGCGGCCGGTGGCGCGACCGCCGTCGCACCCGCGGCCGGCCGGGAGACGGCAGGCGGGGAGACGGCCGGCGGCGGCGTGGTGCTGCGCGGCATCCGGTGCGCGTTCCGCGGGCGCCCCGTCCTCGACATCACGGAAGCCCACCTGCCCGCCGGAGTCATCACCGCGGTCACGGGCCCGAACGGCGCGGGCAAGACCACCCTCGCCCGTGTCCTGGCCGGGCTCCAGCGCCACTCCGGCGAGGTGCTCCTCGACGGCCGCACGATGTCCCGCTCACGGCGCCAGCGCGAGACGGCGATCGTCATGCAGGACGTCCAGCGGCAGCTCTTCACCGACAGCGTCACCGCCGAACTGCGGCTCGGTGCCGTCCCGGAACAGGCGCCCCACGCCGCCACCGTGCTCGCCGACCTCGACCTGGACCACTTCGACGAGCGCCACCCGCTGTCGCTCTCCGGCGGCCAGCAGCAGCGTCTGGTCGTCGCCACGGCCCGCCTCAGCGGGCGCCGCGTCGTCATCTTCGACGAGCCCAGCTCCGGCGTCGACCGCCGCCATCTGCGCTCCATGACCCGCACCATGCGCGATGTGGCCGAGGGCGGCGCGGTGGTCCTGCTCATCAGCCATGACGCCGACCTGCTCGCCCTCGCCGCGGACCGGGAACTGCGCCTGCGCCCGATCGGGTGA
- a CDS encoding non-ribosomal peptide synthetase: MTGDRSALRLPLTQGQAGIWYGRQLDDSGLAHSFGEFLDITGPLSPGTLGEAIRRTMGEAEALTVSCGEDADGPWQRVRPDAVVDVPVIDLGGEDAGADSGAGAWDAAQRWMRARIESPLDPVREGVHRHAVLRVAPERHIWFWQLHHLVADGVTSQLMARRTAEVYAALAAGRAVPAGPFGSLSSLVEEERQYRASAQYAQDRRYWLEQFADLEQVASLTDEVMLPAGVPLRRAWQVGADLEDRLRACAHLHGVPWSRVVIAAFGAYVGRLTGRTDTVLGMPVSNRRTPAAATTPGMVSNVIPLRLRAAGSTTYSELLRQADEKIRETRPHRRYRFEELRREFGEQGGKARVFGPIANVLTLDTDFSFGDCEARHHNLTPGPIEDLMLGVYEKPGSLTFSFDANAALYDADDLRGHADRFQAFLRQVVEDPSRPLGEAELLDAAERRRFLEIRPRHRPADDGPHTLVEAFEAQAAATPHTVAVTCGAERLTYEELNGRANRLARLLIRRGAGPERLVAVALPQDVHLVVALLAVLKSGAAYLPVDPDYPRDRIDFLLRDAEPLLLLTTSEVAARFPRTHVPTVSPDAEPALGRLAELAHGDVRPAERAGSLAPDNTAYVIYTSGSTGRPKGVVVPHRNVLALFEATRELFDFRADDVWTMAHSYSFDFSVWELWGPLLHGGTLVVVPAAVRRSPDELLRLLVSERVTVLSQTPSAFYQLLQQDQDDPDAGGRTALRYVVFGGEALDLARLAEWYERHADDAPVLVNMYGITETTVHASHVALDRYLDPARAGSLVGRSLPGLALYLLDERLRPVPPGVTGEIYVAGDQVARGYLDRPGLTSARFVADPFGPPGSRMYRSGDLGRRGTDGLLRYRGRADDQVKIRGHRIELGEIEAALRACPGVASACAVVRKDAVGDHALIGYVVLDGPSGTDPAGLRTRLARRLPSHMVPAAVVAIDRIPLTANGKLDRRALPEPVYARAPRGAAPATPLEREVVDAFGHALGVSGVSTEDDFFDLGGDSVKAVRLARRIGRGLSVLDVFQHPTPGKLALRVLERESTDGPQRILRRLAAEGRTGAEFTLVCIPYGGGTAAAYQGLAVELAPHAELWAAALPGHDPTQPDESLLTLDESADAIAEEVRRSLTGPFALYGHCAGSALAVAVAQRLERTGHLPAALFIGAALPEADPEERLRHATRWSAEGLHAYMTSLGGFEGALDDSDLKTVLEVIRHDMKQGLHFQIEARKGRRERLATPLIAVIGDADDATRGYEHGHRDWERYAAHVALAVIAGGGHYFVTHQPKVLAGLILEHVGTPPSGRPPVH; this comes from the coding sequence ATGACGGGGGATCGGTCCGCCTTGAGACTTCCACTCACTCAAGGCCAGGCCGGTATCTGGTACGGCCGGCAGTTGGACGATTCTGGGCTCGCGCATTCCTTCGGTGAATTCCTCGACATCACCGGTCCGCTGTCTCCCGGAACGCTCGGCGAAGCGATCCGACGCACGATGGGCGAGGCGGAGGCGCTCACCGTGTCCTGCGGCGAGGACGCGGACGGTCCGTGGCAGCGGGTGCGGCCCGACGCCGTGGTGGACGTCCCGGTGATCGACCTCGGCGGTGAGGACGCCGGGGCGGACTCCGGGGCGGGGGCGTGGGATGCGGCGCAGCGCTGGATGCGCGCGCGGATCGAGAGCCCGCTGGACCCGGTCCGCGAGGGTGTCCACCGGCACGCCGTCCTCCGGGTCGCGCCGGAGCGGCACATCTGGTTCTGGCAGCTGCACCACCTGGTGGCCGACGGGGTCACCTCGCAGCTGATGGCCCGCCGTACGGCCGAGGTCTACGCCGCCCTGGCCGCCGGCCGGGCGGTGCCCGCCGGTCCCTTCGGCAGCCTGTCGTCCCTGGTCGAGGAGGAGCGGCAGTACCGCGCCTCGGCGCAGTACGCGCAGGACCGCAGGTACTGGCTGGAGCAGTTCGCGGACCTCGAGCAGGTGGCCTCGCTCACCGACGAGGTCATGCTGCCGGCCGGCGTTCCGCTCCGACGGGCCTGGCAGGTCGGCGCGGACCTGGAGGACCGGCTCCGCGCCTGCGCGCACCTGCACGGGGTGCCCTGGTCACGGGTGGTGATCGCGGCGTTCGGCGCCTACGTCGGCCGGCTCACCGGCCGCACCGACACCGTCCTCGGGATGCCGGTGTCCAACCGCCGCACCCCGGCCGCCGCGACGACGCCCGGCATGGTGTCCAATGTGATACCGCTGCGTCTGCGCGCCGCCGGATCGACCACCTATTCCGAACTGCTCCGGCAGGCCGACGAAAAGATACGGGAAACCCGTCCGCACCGGCGGTACCGTTTCGAGGAATTGCGGCGTGAATTCGGGGAGCAGGGCGGAAAGGCGCGGGTCTTCGGGCCCATAGCCAATGTCCTGACGCTCGACACCGACTTCTCCTTCGGCGACTGCGAGGCACGGCACCACAACCTGACGCCCGGACCGATCGAGGACCTGATGCTGGGCGTCTACGAGAAGCCCGGGAGCCTCACCTTCTCGTTCGACGCCAACGCCGCCCTCTACGACGCCGACGACCTGCGCGGCCACGCGGACAGGTTCCAGGCATTCCTGCGCCAGGTCGTCGAGGACCCGTCGCGCCCGCTGGGGGAGGCCGAGCTGCTGGACGCCGCCGAGCGCCGCCGCTTCCTGGAGATCCGCCCGCGCCACCGGCCGGCCGACGACGGCCCGCACACCCTCGTGGAGGCGTTCGAGGCCCAGGCCGCGGCGACTCCGCACACGGTGGCCGTCACGTGCGGTGCGGAGCGGCTGACGTACGAGGAGCTGAACGGCCGGGCGAACCGCCTCGCGCGGCTGCTCATCCGGCGCGGCGCCGGACCGGAGCGGCTGGTCGCCGTCGCCCTGCCCCAGGACGTGCACCTCGTGGTGGCGCTGCTCGCGGTGCTGAAGTCGGGAGCGGCGTACCTCCCCGTCGACCCCGACTACCCACGGGACCGCATCGACTTCCTGCTCCGGGACGCCGAACCGCTGCTGCTGCTCACCACCTCCGAGGTGGCGGCCCGGTTCCCCCGCACGCACGTCCCCACCGTGAGCCCGGACGCCGAGCCGGCCCTCGGGCGCCTGGCGGAACTCGCCCACGGCGACGTGCGTCCCGCCGAGCGGGCGGGCTCCCTGGCGCCGGACAACACCGCCTACGTCATCTACACCTCGGGCTCCACCGGACGGCCCAAGGGAGTGGTCGTCCCGCACCGCAACGTCCTGGCCCTGTTCGAGGCCACCCGGGAACTCTTCGACTTCCGGGCGGACGACGTGTGGACGATGGCCCACTCCTACTCCTTCGACTTCTCGGTGTGGGAACTGTGGGGCCCGCTGCTGCACGGCGGCACCCTCGTCGTGGTGCCCGCCGCCGTCCGGCGTTCCCCCGACGAGCTGCTGCGGCTGCTCGTGAGCGAGCGCGTCACCGTCCTCAGCCAGACGCCCTCGGCGTTCTACCAGCTGCTCCAGCAGGACCAGGACGACCCGGATGCGGGAGGGCGAACGGCCCTGCGGTACGTGGTGTTCGGCGGTGAGGCGCTCGACCTCGCCCGGCTCGCGGAGTGGTACGAGCGGCACGCCGACGACGCGCCGGTCCTGGTCAACATGTACGGGATCACGGAGACCACGGTGCACGCCAGCCACGTGGCACTGGACCGGTACCTCGATCCGGCCCGCGCCGGGAGCCTGGTCGGACGGAGCCTGCCCGGGCTGGCCCTCTACCTCCTCGACGAGCGGCTGCGGCCGGTGCCGCCCGGTGTCACCGGGGAGATCTACGTGGCCGGCGACCAGGTGGCCCGCGGCTACCTGGACCGTCCGGGCCTCACCTCCGCCCGCTTCGTCGCCGACCCGTTCGGACCGCCCGGATCGAGGATGTACCGCTCCGGGGACCTCGGCCGCCGGGGGACCGACGGACTCCTGCGGTACCGGGGGCGTGCGGACGACCAGGTCAAGATCCGCGGCCACCGCATCGAACTCGGCGAGATCGAGGCCGCGTTGCGCGCCTGCCCGGGAGTCGCGAGCGCCTGCGCGGTGGTCCGGAAGGACGCCGTCGGCGACCACGCCCTGATCGGCTACGTGGTGCTCGACGGTCCCTCCGGCACGGACCCGGCCGGGCTGCGCACCCGTCTCGCCCGGCGGCTGCCGTCCCACATGGTCCCGGCCGCCGTCGTGGCGATCGACCGGATCCCCCTGACCGCCAACGGAAAGCTGGACCGCCGCGCCCTGCCCGAACCGGTGTACGCCAGGGCACCGCGGGGCGCTGCCCCCGCGACTCCCCTGGAGCGGGAGGTCGTCGACGCCTTCGGCCACGCGCTCGGCGTTTCCGGCGTCTCCACCGAGGACGACTTCTTCGACCTGGGCGGTGACTCGGTCAAGGCCGTACGGCTCGCGCGCCGGATCGGCCGGGGCCTGTCGGTGCTGGACGTGTTCCAGCACCCCACACCGGGGAAGCTGGCCCTGCGCGTCCTGGAGCGGGAGAGCACGGACGGGCCGCAGCGCATCCTGCGGCGGCTGGCCGCCGAGGGGCGCACGGGCGCGGAGTTCACCCTCGTCTGCATCCCCTACGGCGGCGGCACGGCAGCGGCCTACCAGGGCCTCGCCGTCGAGCTGGCCCCGCACGCGGAGCTGTGGGCCGCCGCGTTACCGGGGCACGATCCGACCCAGCCGGACGAGTCCCTGCTGACGCTCGACGAGAGCGCCGACGCGATAGCCGAGGAGGTCCGGCGCTCGCTGACCGGACCCTTCGCCCTGTACGGGCACTGCGCGGGCTCCGCGCTCGCGGTGGCGGTCGCGCAGCGGCTGGAGCGCACCGGGCACCTGCCGGCCGCCCTGTTCATCGGTGCCGCGCTCCCCGAGGCCGACCCGGAGGAACGGCTGCGCCACGCCACCCGGTGGTCCGCGGAGGGGCTGCACGCCTACATGACCTCGCTCGGGGGTTTCGAGGGAGCGCTGGACGACTCGGACCTCAAGACCGTGCTGGAGGTGATCCGGCACGACATGAAACAGGGCCTGCACTTCCAGATCGAGGCGAGGAAGGGGCGGCGCGAGCGGCTGGCCACCCCGCTCATCGCCGTGATCGGCGACGCGGACGACGCCACCCGGGGCTACGAGCACGGCCATCGGGACTGGGAGCGCTACGCGGCGCACGTCGCACTCGCGGTGATCGCCGGCGGCGGACACTACTTCGTCACGCATCAGCCGAAGGTGCTGGCCGGGCTGATCCTCGAGCACGTGGGGACACCGCCGTCCGGCCGGCCACCGGTGCACTGA
- a CDS encoding BTAD domain-containing putative transcriptional regulator — MAITGTPLRIQLLGPVRAWRDGTEVPLGPPKQRAVLSLLASRANDVVGVDTIVDALWDGDVPHSAANSVHTYVAGLRRELEPGRSRRGASAVLVSASGGYCLRTEPDQVDAALFVRRHTEARRSWAQGDTDTSLRLYEEALSLWRGEAYAAIPGPFASMERTRLRDLRLTAVEEWAADMLAAGRHGETAAELIRAVSEEPLREKLRWLLMLTLYRNGRQAHALRVYDEIRRLLSSELGIEPGAELRDLYQQILCGHPGLRTHGGDTTAALPEAPREILLSQAPSPRQLPPSVRGFVGRAVELARLADVLEDELTRSDATTPVAVVDGPAGAGKSAFVLRLAHRLLDRFPDGQLYVDLCGTAVRGKPLTAQEALAQLLDGLGVDATRMPAGLAARASLYRSLLHGRRMLVVLDDALSADQLRPLIPGGSCCVLATSRQRLAGLAARDGAHLLTVGPLDDSTSARLLTGLSGSRLVGQEAAVRRLVAVCGGLPLALRIVAHGLAASPGVPLSTLVEQYAAEHSRLDRLTVEGDANASMRCAFAASYRALPADAARMFRYLGLHGGPFTVEIAATLAETDRDTTRRLLSLLAAHHLLEEEPGHRYRFHGLIGLYAAECAERESPALRQAALTRVLERGPAAPRARCLNGGAGRPDVRTVSL, encoded by the coding sequence ATGGCCATCACGGGGACACCTCTGCGCATACAGCTCCTCGGCCCGGTGCGGGCCTGGCGGGACGGGACGGAGGTGCCGCTGGGCCCGCCCAAGCAGCGTGCCGTGCTCAGCCTCCTCGCCAGCCGCGCCAACGACGTCGTGGGCGTCGACACCATCGTGGACGCCCTGTGGGACGGCGACGTACCGCACTCGGCAGCCAACAGCGTGCACACCTATGTGGCCGGACTGCGCCGGGAGCTGGAGCCCGGGCGCAGCAGGAGAGGAGCCAGCGCGGTCCTCGTCTCCGCGTCCGGCGGGTACTGCCTGCGGACCGAACCGGACCAGGTGGACGCCGCCCTCTTCGTCCGGCGCCACACCGAGGCCCGCAGATCATGGGCCCAGGGGGACACCGACACCTCCCTGCGGCTGTACGAGGAGGCTCTGTCGCTGTGGCGCGGCGAGGCGTACGCCGCGATCCCCGGCCCGTTCGCCTCCATGGAACGCACCCGGCTGCGGGACCTCAGGCTCACCGCCGTCGAGGAATGGGCCGCCGACATGCTGGCGGCGGGCCGGCACGGCGAGACCGCCGCCGAACTGATCCGCGCCGTGTCCGAGGAGCCGCTGCGGGAGAAACTGCGCTGGCTGCTGATGCTGACCCTGTACCGCAACGGCCGGCAGGCCCACGCGCTGCGGGTCTACGACGAGATCCGGCGCCTGCTGAGCAGTGAACTGGGCATCGAGCCCGGCGCCGAACTGCGCGACCTCTACCAGCAGATCCTGTGCGGTCACCCGGGGCTGCGCACGCACGGCGGGGACACCACCGCCGCGCTGCCCGAAGCGCCCCGCGAGATCCTGCTGTCCCAGGCCCCCAGCCCGCGGCAACTGCCGCCCTCCGTACGCGGGTTCGTGGGCCGCGCCGTCGAACTGGCACGGCTGGCGGACGTGCTGGAGGACGAGCTGACGCGGTCGGACGCCACGACACCGGTGGCCGTGGTCGACGGCCCGGCGGGGGCCGGCAAGTCGGCGTTCGTCCTGCGCCTGGCGCACCGGCTCCTCGACCGGTTTCCCGACGGCCAGCTGTACGTGGACCTGTGCGGCACCGCGGTGCGCGGCAAGCCCCTGACCGCGCAGGAGGCCCTGGCCCAGCTCCTGGACGGCCTCGGCGTCGACGCCACGAGGATGCCCGCCGGCCTCGCCGCCCGCGCCTCCCTCTACCGCAGTCTGCTGCACGGCCGCAGGATGCTGGTGGTGCTCGACGACGCCCTCAGCGCCGATCAGCTGCGCCCGCTGATACCGGGCGGTTCCTGCTGCGTCCTCGCGACCAGCAGGCAGCGCCTCGCCGGGCTCGCGGCACGGGACGGCGCGCACCTGCTCACCGTCGGGCCGCTGGACGACAGCACGTCGGCACGCCTGCTCACCGGGCTGAGCGGCAGCCGGCTCGTCGGTCAGGAAGCGGCCGTACGGCGGCTGGTGGCGGTCTGCGGGGGACTGCCCCTCGCCCTGCGCATCGTCGCCCACGGGCTGGCGGCCAGCCCCGGGGTGCCGCTGAGCACGCTGGTCGAGCAGTACGCCGCCGAGCACAGCCGGCTCGACCGGCTCACGGTGGAGGGCGACGCGAACGCCAGCATGCGCTGCGCCTTCGCGGCGTCGTACCGCGCGCTTCCGGCCGACGCGGCCCGCATGTTCCGCTATCTGGGGCTGCACGGCGGCCCGTTCACCGTCGAGATCGCGGCGACGCTCGCGGAGACGGACCGGGACACCACCCGCAGGCTGCTCTCGCTGCTGGCCGCGCATCACCTGCTGGAGGAGGAACCGGGCCACCGGTACCGCTTCCACGGCCTCATCGGCCTCTACGCCGCCGAGTGCGCGGAACGGGAGTCTCCGGCGCTGCGCCAGGCGGCGCTCACCCGGGTGCTCGAACGGGGACCGGCCGCACCCCGGGCGCGGTGCCTGAACGGGGGCGCCGGCCGGCCGGACGTCCGCACCGTCTCCCTGTGA
- a CDS encoding salicylate synthase, whose product MTGLASSGIWDTFVVYEDPEGWSVAGGTAAEVLLTPRCIRTTRDGVVTEERWNGNPLHRIREFLADLPMADWTAYGWCAFELAPLLAGTAAAAERDDVLAHLVVPETEVRLSGGRAVVRSLYGAALATVEDAVTDAAAPTAGTRRPVRVDLEAGAADYLRHVTSLVRDIRAGLLQKAVISRVVPVPEEIDFPASFAAGRRANSPTRSFLLSMGGLRAFGFSPETVVEVDVERRVASQPLAGTRALTGDPELDRKLREDLLADPKELHEHAISVKVAVDELAGSCEAETVAVTEFMTVKERGTVQHLASKVVGRLPEGADPWQAFAAVFPAVTASGVPKPAAYEAISRYESQARGPYAGAVMKVTQDGAMDAALVLRSAYARDGRTWLRAGAGVVEQSRAERELEETREKLMSVSRSLVARTDRPAEPAEDTGADETGADDTGAAESRPRPPR is encoded by the coding sequence GTGACCGGACTCGCCTCCTCCGGAATCTGGGACACCTTCGTGGTGTACGAGGACCCCGAGGGCTGGTCCGTGGCCGGGGGAACAGCGGCCGAAGTCCTGCTGACGCCGCGATGTATTCGCACCACACGAGACGGTGTGGTGACCGAGGAGCGCTGGAACGGGAATCCGCTCCACCGGATCCGGGAATTCCTGGCGGACCTGCCGATGGCGGACTGGACCGCCTACGGCTGGTGCGCGTTCGAGCTGGCCCCGCTCCTCGCGGGGACCGCGGCCGCGGCCGAACGGGACGATGTCCTCGCGCACCTGGTCGTCCCCGAGACGGAGGTGCGGCTGAGCGGCGGCCGGGCCGTCGTCCGCAGTCTGTACGGCGCGGCCCTCGCGACCGTGGAGGACGCCGTCACCGACGCCGCCGCACCCACCGCCGGTACCCGGCGGCCGGTCCGCGTCGACCTCGAAGCCGGCGCCGCCGACTACCTGCGTCACGTGACCTCCCTGGTCCGGGACATCCGAGCCGGACTGCTGCAGAAGGCCGTCATCTCCCGGGTGGTGCCCGTACCCGAGGAGATCGACTTCCCCGCCAGCTTCGCCGCCGGACGCCGGGCCAACTCGCCCACCCGTTCCTTCCTGCTGAGCATGGGCGGACTGCGCGCCTTCGGCTTCAGCCCGGAGACCGTGGTGGAGGTGGACGTCGAGCGCCGCGTCGCCAGTCAGCCCCTCGCCGGCACCCGTGCGCTGACCGGCGACCCCGAACTGGACCGCAAGCTACGCGAGGACCTCCTCGCCGACCCCAAGGAACTCCACGAGCACGCCATCTCGGTGAAGGTCGCCGTCGACGAACTCGCCGGTTCCTGCGAAGCGGAGACGGTGGCCGTGACGGAGTTCATGACCGTCAAGGAACGCGGCACCGTGCAGCACCTGGCGTCGAAGGTCGTGGGCCGGCTGCCGGAGGGAGCGGACCCCTGGCAGGCGTTCGCCGCGGTGTTCCCCGCCGTCACGGCCTCCGGGGTGCCCAAACCCGCCGCGTACGAGGCGATCTCGCGCTACGAGAGCCAGGCCCGGGGCCCGTACGCGGGCGCCGTCATGAAGGTCACGCAGGACGGGGCGATGGATGCCGCCCTGGTACTGCGCAGCGCCTACGCGCGCGACGGCAGGACCTGGCTGCGGGCCGGAGCCGGCGTGGTGGAGCAGTCCCGCGCCGAGCGGGAGCTGGAGGAGACCCGGGAGAAGCTGATGTCCGTCTCCCGGTCGCTGGTGGCCCGTACCGACCGTCCGGCGGAACCGGCCGAGGACACCGGCGCGGACGAAACCGGCGCGGACGACACCGGCGCGGCGGAGAGCCGGCCGCGTCCGCCGCGCTGA